Genomic segment of Cytobacillus suaedae:
TGAACAAAAAGCCTCGTTACCTAAGCTCTATGTTTAAGTTGTCATATTAATAGTATATCATGCTTTGTATTATTCTCCTTACTCCGATATAATAATAAGAGATTAGAAGATTATTTTGGCGAAAGAACGGGTCGAATAAAAGTTAATCGTTCCTTTACCATTAGTCTAAAGGAGGAGAATACATGGATATCATTAAAATCGCACCACGAGGTTATTGTTATGGTGTAGTAGATGCAATGGTTATTGCAAAAAATGCTGCTTTAGATAAAAGTTTGCCTAGACCCATATATATATTAGGAATGATTGTTCACAATAAGCATGTTACTGATGCATTTATAGATGAAGGTATTATCACATTAGATGGCGCAAACCGATTAGAGATTCTTGACCAAGTAAAGGAAGGTACAGTTATCTTTACTGCTCACGGGGTATCTCCAGAAGTAAAGAAACTGGCAAGAGATAAAGGTTTGGTTACAATTGATGCAACGTGTCCAGATGTTACTCGTACACATGACTTAATTAAAGAAAAAGTTGCTGAGGGCTTCCAAATTATTTATATAGGTAAGAAAGGCCATCCTGAGCCAGAGGGTGCTGTCGGAGTTGCTCCAACCCATGTACATCTTGTTGAAACTGTAGAAGATGTTAATCAATTATCGTTAGATAGTGACAAAATTGTTGTTACAAACCAAACGACAATGAGCCAATGGGATGTTGCAGATGTGATGGAAAAGGTAAAAGAGAAATATCCACAAACTGAAGTGCACCGTGAAATTTGTATGGCTACACAGGTTCGACAAGAAGCAGTTGCAGAGCAAGCTGGAGAAGCAGATGTAACGATTGTAGTTGGAGATCCTAAGAGTAATAATTCAAACCGACTTGCTCAAGTTTCTGAAGAAATTGCAGGGACTAAAGCTTATCGTATTGCAGATTTAAGTGAGTTAAAACTTGAATGGTTACAAGGGGCAAAAACAGTTGCTGTTACTGCTGGCGCTTCTACACCTACACCAATAACAAAAGAGGTTATTACGTTTTTAGAGCAATATGACCCAAGTGAAGAAAAGGATTGGGCGCTTGAGAGAAAAGTTCCACTTCATAAGATTTTGCCTAAAGTAAAGTCATAAAATATTGAAAGAGCATTT
This window contains:
- a CDS encoding 4-hydroxy-3-methylbut-2-enyl diphosphate reductase, coding for MDIIKIAPRGYCYGVVDAMVIAKNAALDKSLPRPIYILGMIVHNKHVTDAFIDEGIITLDGANRLEILDQVKEGTVIFTAHGVSPEVKKLARDKGLVTIDATCPDVTRTHDLIKEKVAEGFQIIYIGKKGHPEPEGAVGVAPTHVHLVETVEDVNQLSLDSDKIVVTNQTTMSQWDVADVMEKVKEKYPQTEVHREICMATQVRQEAVAEQAGEADVTIVVGDPKSNNSNRLAQVSEEIAGTKAYRIADLSELKLEWLQGAKTVAVTAGASTPTPITKEVITFLEQYDPSEEKDWALERKVPLHKILPKVKS